A genome region from Frankineae bacterium MT45 includes the following:
- a CDS encoding phosphomannomutase — protein sequence MVNLAEFVKAYDVRGTYPDQLDEKVAQALGAAFVEVTGASRIVTAHDMRESGPALAGAFARGAAAAGASVIEAGLASTDMLYYAAGVLDLPGAMFTASHNPAKYNGIKLCRAGAVAIGQDTGLTEIRLRAQELLDSGSVPDAEPDIEKRDMLGDYAGYLRSLVDLTAIRPLKVVVDAGNGMGGYTVPAVLGDELLPGLPLEIVPLYFELDGSFPNHEANPLEPANLIDLQKKVVEEAADIGLAFDGDADRCFVIDAAGNPVSPSAITGLIAVRELAKSPGATVIHNVITSRAVPEVIGEAGGVALRTRVGHSFIKAEMASTGAIFGGEHSAHYYFTDFWRADTGMLAALHVLAALGEQDETLAQISAQYERYVSSGEINSTVDDQPARIAAIRDAFAQRTVSTDELDGLTIDLGEGSWFNVRASNTEPLLRLNVEAPTELQMAALRDEALAVIRSEALPKGHTA from the coding sequence ATGGTCAACCTCGCTGAGTTTGTTAAGGCTTACGACGTGCGCGGCACGTACCCCGACCAACTCGACGAGAAAGTAGCCCAGGCGTTAGGCGCGGCCTTTGTCGAGGTCACCGGCGCCAGTCGAATCGTCACCGCGCACGATATGCGCGAATCCGGTCCCGCCTTGGCCGGTGCCTTCGCGCGTGGGGCCGCGGCGGCGGGGGCCAGCGTGATTGAGGCCGGCCTCGCCTCCACCGACATGCTCTACTACGCGGCGGGCGTCCTCGACCTTCCCGGTGCGATGTTCACGGCCAGTCACAATCCGGCCAAGTACAACGGCATCAAGCTCTGCCGGGCCGGCGCGGTCGCGATCGGTCAGGACACCGGTCTGACCGAGATCCGGCTCCGGGCCCAGGAGCTGCTGGACTCCGGATCGGTCCCCGACGCCGAACCCGACATCGAGAAGCGTGACATGCTCGGCGACTACGCCGGTTACCTGAGGTCGCTGGTCGACCTCACCGCGATCCGGCCGCTCAAAGTCGTCGTCGACGCGGGCAACGGAATGGGCGGCTACACGGTCCCCGCCGTTCTCGGCGATGAGCTGCTGCCCGGGTTGCCGCTCGAGATCGTCCCGCTCTACTTCGAACTGGACGGATCCTTCCCCAACCACGAGGCCAACCCGCTGGAGCCGGCCAACCTGATCGATCTGCAGAAGAAGGTTGTCGAGGAGGCGGCCGACATCGGCCTGGCCTTCGACGGCGATGCCGATCGCTGCTTCGTCATCGACGCCGCTGGCAACCCGGTCTCGCCGAGTGCCATCACCGGCCTGATCGCGGTGCGCGAACTGGCCAAGTCCCCAGGTGCGACCGTGATTCACAACGTGATCACGTCGCGGGCCGTGCCGGAGGTCATCGGTGAGGCGGGTGGGGTCGCGCTACGCACCCGGGTCGGGCACTCCTTCATCAAAGCCGAGATGGCCAGCACCGGAGCGATCTTCGGGGGCGAGCACTCGGCCCACTACTACTTCACCGATTTCTGGCGGGCCGACACCGGCATGCTGGCCGCACTGCACGTGCTCGCAGCGCTCGGCGAGCAGGATGAGACGCTGGCCCAGATCAGTGCCCAGTACGAGCGGTACGTCTCCTCGGGCGAGATCAACTCCACGGTCGACGATCAACCGGCCCGGATCGCGGCCATCCGCGACGCGTTCGCGCAGCGGACGGTGAGCACGGACGAGTTGGACGGACTCACCATCGACCTCGGCGAGGGGAGCTGGTTCAACGTTCGGGCCTCGAACACCGAACCGCTGCTGCGATTGAACGTAGAGGCCCCGACCGAACTCCAGATGGCGGCCCTGCGCGATGAGGCACTCGCCGTCATCCGCTCCGAGGCACTCCCGAAGGGTCACACCGCATGA
- a CDS encoding Protein of unknown function (manually curated), with product MRHLRSCTRTGCGTSAVATLTYVYSDSTAVVGPLASFAEPHSYDLCEQHAMSLTVPRGWEVVRHTGEFPSPVPQADDLEALADAVREAARSDAGPMPGGAPYAVTADGPTPPASQLGVARRGHLSVVPPSR from the coding sequence GTGAGGCATCTGCGTTCCTGTACCCGCACCGGCTGCGGGACGTCGGCGGTGGCGACGCTGACCTATGTTTACTCGGACTCGACGGCTGTTGTCGGCCCGCTCGCAAGCTTCGCCGAACCGCACTCCTATGACCTCTGTGAGCAGCACGCGATGAGTCTCACCGTGCCCAGGGGCTGGGAGGTGGTGCGCCACACGGGTGAGTTCCCCTCCCCGGTGCCGCAGGCCGACGACCTCGAGGCACTGGCCGACGCCGTCCGCGAGGCGGCCCGTTCGGACGCTGGCCCGATGCCCGGCGGCGCACCGTACGCCGTCACCGCAGACGGCCCGACACCCCCGGCAAGCCAGCTCGGGGTAGCCCGTCGCGGCCACCTGAGCGTGGTCCCGCCCTCGCGCTGA
- a CDS encoding Zinicin-like metallopeptidase produces the protein MRGVLAPSGVPISRTRAQSFDEVVLDAVEHLESHWPGELDGIEFAVDDVPVFATADDIEFDTDVVADHGVALGRLLRPGGRDSADSIQPVVLIYRRPIEARTATGDERSSLVFAVVAELVAQLNGKDVDDIHPL, from the coding sequence ATGCGCGGCGTGCTGGCGCCCAGCGGCGTGCCGATCAGCCGGACGCGGGCCCAGAGCTTCGACGAGGTGGTTCTGGACGCAGTCGAGCATCTGGAGAGCCACTGGCCAGGTGAACTCGACGGCATCGAGTTCGCCGTCGATGACGTGCCCGTCTTCGCCACAGCAGACGACATCGAGTTCGACACCGATGTCGTCGCCGACCACGGAGTCGCGCTCGGCCGGCTACTTCGCCCCGGCGGGCGAGACTCGGCCGACTCGATCCAGCCGGTGGTACTGATCTATCGACGCCCGATCGAGGCGCGCACCGCGACCGGCGATGAACGATCGAGTCTCGTCTTTGCCGTCGTCGCCGAATTAGTGGCGCAACTCAACGGCAAGGATGTCGACGACATACACCCGCTCTGA
- a CDS encoding transcription factor WhiB, whose protein sequence is MTDLIGDQTDITAAGDDELTSIFGLPDEESWQERALCSQTDPEAFFPEKGGSTREAKRICTGCEVRTECLEYALLNDERFGIWGGLSERERRRMKRMAI, encoded by the coding sequence GTGACGGACTTGATCGGTGACCAGACTGATATCACTGCGGCAGGCGACGACGAACTGACCTCCATCTTCGGTCTCCCGGACGAAGAGAGTTGGCAGGAGCGCGCCCTCTGCTCGCAGACAGACCCTGAGGCATTCTTCCCCGAGAAGGGTGGCTCCACTCGCGAGGCCAAGCGCATCTGCACTGGATGCGAAGTCCGCACCGAATGCCTGGAGTACGCGCTGCTCAACGACGAGCGCTTCGGCATCTGGGGCGGCCTCTCCGAGCGCGAGCGCCGCCGTATGAAGCGTATGGCGATCTGA